A portion of the Drosophila sechellia strain sech25 chromosome 2R, ASM438219v1, whole genome shotgun sequence genome contains these proteins:
- the LOC6609190 gene encoding monocarboxylate transporter 9 isoform X1, with protein sequence MSRNRRRSFPSSRNEDKTAAAQPSGSSLRSQSLSRLDISVQNSSIYYNDTRNTRPQMVSVAVGTDSTDILNGRTSFLSLSRSQGSEVEFPSFYESFNPTFLPKLPIRRYPHMLVGSSKEPEISKNQPATPQPRPLESISEVPFVEPAFERKYSRTRGLSKDNEYEYVESTDEESRRLSFTSYTDEYDRAEPLITKTQKFYKKRAPLIPKYDSEDSYVVLKENNQKESGLSFNVTTVQLSDTASPESFSEYDGNRTRKQSWDIESRNSKESFDFSRGGRRLGSGMVFIYMVIPPDGGFGWVIMVLSFLAQLIIDGIIFTIGVLLPSIAQDLDVSISSVSFVASVQIGCYFTSGAFSAVLINRFGFRKVAIAGVLCSATTILASSWSVSLTMLIFFYSVLACAGGITLSMIWASSQLIVGYYFERYRPMANGFSCSGGGAGIVLFTFLNSWLVPIIGWRNMLRTQAGLIMLILLMVVAYVEVAPTQVGLYHLPGSSETSSDEYYGNFYVHDYLRQSTLTAGSKSILSTYEPPPKKKGCAKFCPSSNCCWRRRKKSENDEEQNLLIRPAPLEREDLFYTGPAEYEKPRSTENLDGKEFHLMGSDKNTQQVNYGIKNIHLDDESDRVSRVHKERRWSNEHTKKQNSCRNNRFMLTLLKLFDYRLLKQFEFKILVASAFLFPMGFNIPFVYSSARTTIPIEYARMIGPIIGISNLVMRNILGVLAYKRRTWTLGLCGCGLVFGGVSVLISAFYGENLIWFQFLYGFSYAVAPAVYSTLRGLIYVKYLGLSKLTNAFGITSLAMGMGAFIGTTIAGKLIGITGNYSAAFCFAGLCLIMSGCLKLLLPALIKCRNRMAK encoded by the exons ATGAGCAGGAATCGTAGGCGGAG CTTCCCCAGCAGCCGAAATGAAGACAAGACCGCCGCTGCACAGCCAAGTGGAAGTAGCTTGAGATCCCAATCTCTGTCCAGGCTGGACATCTCGGTTCAAAACTCATCCATCTATTACAATGATACGCGAAACACGCGACCACAAATGGTCAGTGTGGCCGTCGGCACAGATTCAACGGATATCCTGAATGGGCGCACATCATTCTTATCACTTAGTCGGTCTCAAGGGAGTGAAGTGGAGTTCCCTTCGTTCTACGAAAGCTTTAATCCTACTTTTCTTCCCAAGCTGCCTATCAGAAGATATCCCCATATGCTTGTGGGGTCATCAAAAGAGCCTGAGATTTCGAAAAACCAGCCAGCAACTCCACAACCAAGGCCACTTGAGTCCATATCTGAGGTGCCGTTTGTGGAACCGGCCTTTGAGAGGAAATACTCTAGGACCCGTGGACTTAGCAAGGATAATGAGTATGAATATGTTGAGAGCACAGATGAGGAGTCTCGGAGGCTGAGTTTCACTAGCTATACGGATGAATATGATAGGGCAGAACCACTCATAACCAAAACGCAAAAGTTTTATAAAAAGA GAGCCCCCTTGATTCCCAAATACGATTCCGAGGATTCATATGTTGTCCTTAAGGAAAACAATCAAAAGGAATCGGGTCTCTCGTTCAATGTAACTACAGTACAGTTGTCCGATACCGCATCGCCGGAATCTTTCAGCGAATACGACGGAAATCGGACGCGCAAGCAATCGTGGGACATAGAAAGTAGAAATTCGAAGGAATCCTTTGACTTTAGCCGTGGTGGAAGACGACTTGGCTCCGGTATGGTTTTT ATCTATATGGTGATACCACCGGACGGCGGATTCGGCTGGGTAATCATGGTGTTGTCCTTCCTCGCCCAGCTGATAATCGATGGTATAATTTTTACCATTGGGGTCTTATTGCCATCTATTGCTCAGGATCTGGATGTCTCCATATCGTCGGTTTCGTTTGTGGCCAGTGTCCAGATTGGTTGCTACTTCACTAGCGGAGCGTTTTCTGCCGTCCTGATAAATCGTTTTGGCTTCCGAAAGGTAGCCATCGCTGGGGTCCTGTGTTCTGCCACCACAATACTGGCATCCAGTTGGAGCGTCAGCTTGACCATGCTGATATTCTTTTACAGCGTCCTTG CCTGCGCAGGTGGCATTACGTTGAGCATGATCTGGGCGAGTTCGCAGCTTATCGTTGGCTACTACTTTGAGCGGTACCGTCCGATGGCCAATGGATTTTCCTGCAGCGGTGGCGGGGCGGGCATAGTACTCTTCACGTTCCTCAACAGCTGGCTGGTGCCAATCATCGGATGGAGAAACATGCTGCGGACGCAAGCGGGACTGATAATGTTGATCCTGTTGATGGTGGTCGCCTACGTGGAGGTGGCTCCCACCCAGGTGGGCTTGTACCATTTGCCCGGTTCTTCGGAAACCAGTTCGGATGAGTACTACGGGAACTTCTACGTGCATGACTATTTACGTCAATCCACGCTGACTGCTGGAAGCAAGAGTATTCTAAGTACGTATGAGCCACCCCCCAAAAAGAAAGGATGCGCCAAGTTCTGCCCCTCCTCGAACTGTTGTTGGAGGCGGCGGAAGAAGTCCGAAAATGATGAAGAGCAGAATCTGCTCATCCGCCCGGCGCCCCTGGAGCGGGAGGATCTCTTCTATACGGGTCCCGCAGAGTACGAAAAGCCGCGCAGCACGGAGAACCTCGACGGCAAGGAGTTCCACCTAATGGGATCGGATAAGAAT ACCCAGCAAGTGAACTATGGCATCAAGAACATTCATTTGGATGATGAATCCGATAGAGTTTCTAGAGTTCATAAGGAACGAAGATGGTCTAACGAACATACGAAAAAGCAAAATTCCTGTAGGAATAACCGGTTTATGCTCACTCTGCTCAAGCTATTCGACTACCGTCTGCTGAAACAGTTTGAGTTCAAGATTCTGGTGGCTTCCGCCTTTCTGTTCCCGATGGGCTTTAATATACCCTTTGTTTACTCGTCTGCACGAACCACGATTCCCATCGAATATGCCCGTATGATCGGCCCCATTATCGGAATTAGTAACCTTGTGATGAGGAACATCCTTGGCGTCCTCGCTTACAAAAGGCGTACCTGGACCCTCGGACTTTGTGGCTGCGGTCTAGTTTTCGGTGGGGTTTCCGTTTTGATTAGCGCCTTCTACGGAGAGAACTTGATTTGGTTTCAGTTTCTGTACGGCTTCTCCTATGCTGTAGCGCCAG CTGTTTATTCCACACTGAGAGGTCTTATATACGTTAAATACCTGGGACTTTCAAAACTGACCAACGCTTTTGGGATTACCTCATTGGCCATGGGAATGGGCGCCTTTATTGGGACTACAATTGCCGGTAAATTGATAGGCATCACGGGAAACTATTCTGCTGCCTTTTGCTTTGCGGGATTGTGCCTCATAATGTCCGGATGTCTGAAGCTTCTGCTGCCCGCGCTTATCAAATGTCGCAACAGGATGGCAAAATGA
- the LOC6609190 gene encoding monocarboxylate transporter 9 isoform X2, which translates to MSRNRRRSFPSSRNEDKTAAAQPSGSSLRSQSLSRLDISVQNSSIYYNDTRNTRPQMVSVAVGTDSTDILNGRTSFLSLSRSQGSEVEFPSFYESFNPTFLPKLPIRRYPHMLVGSSKEPEISKNQPATPQPRPLESISEVPFVEPAFERKYSRTRGLSKDNEYEYVESTDEESRRLSFTSYTDEYDRAEPLITKTQKFYKKRAPLIPKYDSEDSYVVLKENNQKESGLSFNVTTVQLSDTASPESFSEYDGNRTRKQSWDIESRNSKESFDFSRGGRRLGSGMVFIYMVIPPDGGFGWVIMVLSFLAQLIIDGIIFTIGVLLPSIAQDLDVSISSVSFVASVQIGCYFTSGAFSAVLINRFGFRKVAIAGVLCSATTILASSWSVSLTMLIFFYSVLGGITLSMIWASSQLIVGYYFERYRPMANGFSCSGGGAGIVLFTFLNSWLVPIIGWRNMLRTQAGLIMLILLMVVAYVEVAPTQVGLYHLPGSSETSSDEYYGNFYVHDYLRQSTLTAGSKSILSTYEPPPKKKGCAKFCPSSNCCWRRRKKSENDEEQNLLIRPAPLEREDLFYTGPAEYEKPRSTENLDGKEFHLMGSDKNTQQVNYGIKNIHLDDESDRVSRVHKERRWSNEHTKKQNSCRNNRFMLTLLKLFDYRLLKQFEFKILVASAFLFPMGFNIPFVYSSARTTIPIEYARMIGPIIGISNLVMRNILGVLAYKRRTWTLGLCGCGLVFGGVSVLISAFYGENLIWFQFLYGFSYAVAPAVYSTLRGLIYVKYLGLSKLTNAFGITSLAMGMGAFIGTTIAGKLIGITGNYSAAFCFAGLCLIMSGCLKLLLPALIKCRNRMAK; encoded by the exons ATGAGCAGGAATCGTAGGCGGAG CTTCCCCAGCAGCCGAAATGAAGACAAGACCGCCGCTGCACAGCCAAGTGGAAGTAGCTTGAGATCCCAATCTCTGTCCAGGCTGGACATCTCGGTTCAAAACTCATCCATCTATTACAATGATACGCGAAACACGCGACCACAAATGGTCAGTGTGGCCGTCGGCACAGATTCAACGGATATCCTGAATGGGCGCACATCATTCTTATCACTTAGTCGGTCTCAAGGGAGTGAAGTGGAGTTCCCTTCGTTCTACGAAAGCTTTAATCCTACTTTTCTTCCCAAGCTGCCTATCAGAAGATATCCCCATATGCTTGTGGGGTCATCAAAAGAGCCTGAGATTTCGAAAAACCAGCCAGCAACTCCACAACCAAGGCCACTTGAGTCCATATCTGAGGTGCCGTTTGTGGAACCGGCCTTTGAGAGGAAATACTCTAGGACCCGTGGACTTAGCAAGGATAATGAGTATGAATATGTTGAGAGCACAGATGAGGAGTCTCGGAGGCTGAGTTTCACTAGCTATACGGATGAATATGATAGGGCAGAACCACTCATAACCAAAACGCAAAAGTTTTATAAAAAGA GAGCCCCCTTGATTCCCAAATACGATTCCGAGGATTCATATGTTGTCCTTAAGGAAAACAATCAAAAGGAATCGGGTCTCTCGTTCAATGTAACTACAGTACAGTTGTCCGATACCGCATCGCCGGAATCTTTCAGCGAATACGACGGAAATCGGACGCGCAAGCAATCGTGGGACATAGAAAGTAGAAATTCGAAGGAATCCTTTGACTTTAGCCGTGGTGGAAGACGACTTGGCTCCGGTATGGTTTTT ATCTATATGGTGATACCACCGGACGGCGGATTCGGCTGGGTAATCATGGTGTTGTCCTTCCTCGCCCAGCTGATAATCGATGGTATAATTTTTACCATTGGGGTCTTATTGCCATCTATTGCTCAGGATCTGGATGTCTCCATATCGTCGGTTTCGTTTGTGGCCAGTGTCCAGATTGGTTGCTACTTCACTAGCGGAGCGTTTTCTGCCGTCCTGATAAATCGTTTTGGCTTCCGAAAGGTAGCCATCGCTGGGGTCCTGTGTTCTGCCACCACAATACTGGCATCCAGTTGGAGCGTCAGCTTGACCATGCTGATATTCTTTTACAGCGTCCTTG GTGGCATTACGTTGAGCATGATCTGGGCGAGTTCGCAGCTTATCGTTGGCTACTACTTTGAGCGGTACCGTCCGATGGCCAATGGATTTTCCTGCAGCGGTGGCGGGGCGGGCATAGTACTCTTCACGTTCCTCAACAGCTGGCTGGTGCCAATCATCGGATGGAGAAACATGCTGCGGACGCAAGCGGGACTGATAATGTTGATCCTGTTGATGGTGGTCGCCTACGTGGAGGTGGCTCCCACCCAGGTGGGCTTGTACCATTTGCCCGGTTCTTCGGAAACCAGTTCGGATGAGTACTACGGGAACTTCTACGTGCATGACTATTTACGTCAATCCACGCTGACTGCTGGAAGCAAGAGTATTCTAAGTACGTATGAGCCACCCCCCAAAAAGAAAGGATGCGCCAAGTTCTGCCCCTCCTCGAACTGTTGTTGGAGGCGGCGGAAGAAGTCCGAAAATGATGAAGAGCAGAATCTGCTCATCCGCCCGGCGCCCCTGGAGCGGGAGGATCTCTTCTATACGGGTCCCGCAGAGTACGAAAAGCCGCGCAGCACGGAGAACCTCGACGGCAAGGAGTTCCACCTAATGGGATCGGATAAGAAT ACCCAGCAAGTGAACTATGGCATCAAGAACATTCATTTGGATGATGAATCCGATAGAGTTTCTAGAGTTCATAAGGAACGAAGATGGTCTAACGAACATACGAAAAAGCAAAATTCCTGTAGGAATAACCGGTTTATGCTCACTCTGCTCAAGCTATTCGACTACCGTCTGCTGAAACAGTTTGAGTTCAAGATTCTGGTGGCTTCCGCCTTTCTGTTCCCGATGGGCTTTAATATACCCTTTGTTTACTCGTCTGCACGAACCACGATTCCCATCGAATATGCCCGTATGATCGGCCCCATTATCGGAATTAGTAACCTTGTGATGAGGAACATCCTTGGCGTCCTCGCTTACAAAAGGCGTACCTGGACCCTCGGACTTTGTGGCTGCGGTCTAGTTTTCGGTGGGGTTTCCGTTTTGATTAGCGCCTTCTACGGAGAGAACTTGATTTGGTTTCAGTTTCTGTACGGCTTCTCCTATGCTGTAGCGCCAG CTGTTTATTCCACACTGAGAGGTCTTATATACGTTAAATACCTGGGACTTTCAAAACTGACCAACGCTTTTGGGATTACCTCATTGGCCATGGGAATGGGCGCCTTTATTGGGACTACAATTGCCGGTAAATTGATAGGCATCACGGGAAACTATTCTGCTGCCTTTTGCTTTGCGGGATTGTGCCTCATAATGTCCGGATGTCTGAAGCTTCTGCTGCCCGCGCTTATCAAATGTCGCAACAGGATGGCAAAATGA
- the LOC6609189 gene encoding uncharacterized protein LOC6609189, producing MFLAKSSILRPQLLNEVKGLVKSQFLALSQVDRRFAHSDDRCANKKSRKCEQSPPKGAGLPPRDRRHSHTDGGSKKCAEKNKAKRKCDKYEPQNAKKPECKPPIVQVPKYYKQLKPCKTDKELSELHPKYLGVWGRCDIPYKPEPYCQDPCDLAVRLDDKYYKPSKSLDREFDQYWVECFFRKQKRCCRKVAPERTYRVISKKCAATPKKSPCLTVNPMPCLQEAKSSPCPKVKLCDCPTAAAINNCKLVRRHTRCRRRACQYPSFSECQHEELNKGRPIECRCLEVPPTCLVYRHALLNRRLPCEPLKPRGKSC from the coding sequence ATGTTTCTGGCCAAAAGTTCCATACTTCGCCCGCAGCTTCTTAATGAGGTGAAGGGACTGGTGAAATCACAGTTTCTGGCTCTGTCACAGGTCGACCGACGCTTTGCCCACTCGGACGATAGGTGCGCCAATAAGAAATCCAGGAAGTGCGAGCAGAGCCCACCCAAGGGTGCAGGTTTGCCCCCCCGGGATCGAAGACATTCTCACACGGATGGCGGCAGTAAAAAGTGCGCGGAGAAGAATAAAGCAAAGCGGAAGTGCGATAAGTATGAGCCCCAGAATGCCAAAAAGCCGGAATGCAAACCGCCTATTGTCCAAGTTCCCAAATACTACAAGCAACTAAAGCCGTGCAAGACCGACAAGGAGCTCTCCGAGCTGCATCCCAAGTATCTGGGTGTGTGGGGTCGTTGCGACATACCCTACAAGCCGGAGCCCTATTGCCAAGATCCCTGTGATTTGGCCGTGCGTTTGGATGACAAGTACTACAAGCCCAGCAAATCTCTGGACCGCGAGTTCGACCAGTACTGGGTGGAGTGCTTCTTCCGGAAGCAGAAGCGATGCTGCCGCAAGGTTGCTCCTGAGCGCACATACCGCGTGATAAGCAAAAAGTGCGCTGCCACTCCGAAGAAGTCACCTTGCCTCACCGTCAATCCCATGCCCTGCCTACAAGAGGCCAAATCTAGCCCCTGTCCAAAGGTCAAGCTCTGCGATTGTCCGACGGCAGCAGCCATTAACAATTGTAAACTGGTGCGAAGACACACAAGATGCCGGCGTCGCGCATGCCAGTATCCCAGCTTCTCCGAGTGCCAGCACGAGGAGCTGAACAAGGGCAGACCCATCGAGTGCCGCTGCCTGGAGGTTCCGCCCACTTGCCTCGTCTATCGGCACGCTCTCCTCAACCGCCGACTTCCCTGTGAGCCTCTGAAGCCGCGCGGAAAATCGTGTTAA
- the LOC6609190 gene encoding uncharacterized protein LOC6609190 isoform X4 — translation MSRNRRRSFPSSRNEDKTAAAQPSGSSLRSQSLSRLDISVQNSSIYYNDTRNTRPQMVSVAVGTDSTDILNGRTSFLSLSRSQGSEVEFPSFYESFNPTFLPKLPIRRYPHMLVGSSKEPEISKNQPATPQPRPLESISEVPFVEPAFERKYSRTRGLSKDNEYEYVESTDEESRRLSFTSYTDEYDRAEPLITKTQKFYKKRAPLIPKYDSEDSYVVLKENNQKESGLSFNVTTVQLSDTASPESFSEYDGNRTRKQSWDIESRNSKESFDFSRGGRRLGSGMVFVNLYGDTTGRRIRLGNHGVVLPRPADNRWYNFYHWGLIAIYCSGSGCLHIVGFVCGQCPDWLLLH, via the exons ATGAGCAGGAATCGTAGGCGGAG CTTCCCCAGCAGCCGAAATGAAGACAAGACCGCCGCTGCACAGCCAAGTGGAAGTAGCTTGAGATCCCAATCTCTGTCCAGGCTGGACATCTCGGTTCAAAACTCATCCATCTATTACAATGATACGCGAAACACGCGACCACAAATGGTCAGTGTGGCCGTCGGCACAGATTCAACGGATATCCTGAATGGGCGCACATCATTCTTATCACTTAGTCGGTCTCAAGGGAGTGAAGTGGAGTTCCCTTCGTTCTACGAAAGCTTTAATCCTACTTTTCTTCCCAAGCTGCCTATCAGAAGATATCCCCATATGCTTGTGGGGTCATCAAAAGAGCCTGAGATTTCGAAAAACCAGCCAGCAACTCCACAACCAAGGCCACTTGAGTCCATATCTGAGGTGCCGTTTGTGGAACCGGCCTTTGAGAGGAAATACTCTAGGACCCGTGGACTTAGCAAGGATAATGAGTATGAATATGTTGAGAGCACAGATGAGGAGTCTCGGAGGCTGAGTTTCACTAGCTATACGGATGAATATGATAGGGCAGAACCACTCATAACCAAAACGCAAAAGTTTTATAAAAAGA GAGCCCCCTTGATTCCCAAATACGATTCCGAGGATTCATATGTTGTCCTTAAGGAAAACAATCAAAAGGAATCGGGTCTCTCGTTCAATGTAACTACAGTACAGTTGTCCGATACCGCATCGCCGGAATCTTTCAGCGAATACGACGGAAATCGGACGCGCAAGCAATCGTGGGACATAGAAAGTAGAAATTCGAAGGAATCCTTTGACTTTAGCCGTGGTGGAAGACGACTTGGCTCCGGTATGGTTTTTGTAA ATCTATATGGTGATACCACCGGACGGCGGATTCGGCTGGGTAATCATGGTGTTGTCCTTCCTCGCCCAGCTGATAATCGATGGTATAATTTTTACCATTGGGGTCTTATTGCCATCTATTGCTCAGGATCTGGATGTCTCCATATCGTCGGTTTCGTTTGTGGCCAGTGTCCAGATTGGTTGCTACTTCACTAG
- the LOC116800382 gene encoding neural Wiskott-Aldrich syndrome protein — protein MPPPGRGYGGPPPRGPGIAYGPPPPRVNVGINIGGPPRPPPIGVGIGFAPPPVVVAPPPPTVIVGAPPPPPMVVMPPPRPTVVVGGQAPVATVYAQPQGEVFCCTIL, from the coding sequence ATGCCACCCCCAGGACGCGGATACGGAGGACCACCTCCACGGGGTCCCGGAATCGCCTACGGACCACCGCCACCTCGAGTGAATGTCGGCATCAATATCGGCGGACCACCGCGTCCGCCGCCCATCGGCGTGGGCATCGGCTTTGCTCCGCCACCCGTGGTGGTtgcaccaccgccaccaactGTGATCGTCGGAGCACCACCCCCACCGCCCATGGTCGTGATGCCACCGCCACGGCCCACCGTTGTGGTGGGTGGCCAGGCTCCGGTGGCCACTGTGTATGCCCAGCCGCAGGGAGAGGTTTTCTGCTGCACGATTCTCTGA
- the LOC6609190 gene encoding monocarboxylate transporter 9 isoform X3 codes for MVIPPDGGFGWVIMVLSFLAQLIIDGIIFTIGVLLPSIAQDLDVSISSVSFVASVQIGCYFTSGAFSAVLINRFGFRKVAIAGVLCSATTILASSWSVSLTMLIFFYSVLACAGGITLSMIWASSQLIVGYYFERYRPMANGFSCSGGGAGIVLFTFLNSWLVPIIGWRNMLRTQAGLIMLILLMVVAYVEVAPTQVGLYHLPGSSETSSDEYYGNFYVHDYLRQSTLTAGSKSILSTYEPPPKKKGCAKFCPSSNCCWRRRKKSENDEEQNLLIRPAPLEREDLFYTGPAEYEKPRSTENLDGKEFHLMGSDKNTQQVNYGIKNIHLDDESDRVSRVHKERRWSNEHTKKQNSCRNNRFMLTLLKLFDYRLLKQFEFKILVASAFLFPMGFNIPFVYSSARTTIPIEYARMIGPIIGISNLVMRNILGVLAYKRRTWTLGLCGCGLVFGGVSVLISAFYGENLIWFQFLYGFSYAVAPAVYSTLRGLIYVKYLGLSKLTNAFGITSLAMGMGAFIGTTIAGKLIGITGNYSAAFCFAGLCLIMSGCLKLLLPALIKCRNRMAK; via the exons ATGGTGATACCACCGGACGGCGGATTCGGCTGGGTAATCATGGTGTTGTCCTTCCTCGCCCAGCTGATAATCGATGGTATAATTTTTACCATTGGGGTCTTATTGCCATCTATTGCTCAGGATCTGGATGTCTCCATATCGTCGGTTTCGTTTGTGGCCAGTGTCCAGATTGGTTGCTACTTCACTAGCGGAGCGTTTTCTGCCGTCCTGATAAATCGTTTTGGCTTCCGAAAGGTAGCCATCGCTGGGGTCCTGTGTTCTGCCACCACAATACTGGCATCCAGTTGGAGCGTCAGCTTGACCATGCTGATATTCTTTTACAGCGTCCTTG CCTGCGCAGGTGGCATTACGTTGAGCATGATCTGGGCGAGTTCGCAGCTTATCGTTGGCTACTACTTTGAGCGGTACCGTCCGATGGCCAATGGATTTTCCTGCAGCGGTGGCGGGGCGGGCATAGTACTCTTCACGTTCCTCAACAGCTGGCTGGTGCCAATCATCGGATGGAGAAACATGCTGCGGACGCAAGCGGGACTGATAATGTTGATCCTGTTGATGGTGGTCGCCTACGTGGAGGTGGCTCCCACCCAGGTGGGCTTGTACCATTTGCCCGGTTCTTCGGAAACCAGTTCGGATGAGTACTACGGGAACTTCTACGTGCATGACTATTTACGTCAATCCACGCTGACTGCTGGAAGCAAGAGTATTCTAAGTACGTATGAGCCACCCCCCAAAAAGAAAGGATGCGCCAAGTTCTGCCCCTCCTCGAACTGTTGTTGGAGGCGGCGGAAGAAGTCCGAAAATGATGAAGAGCAGAATCTGCTCATCCGCCCGGCGCCCCTGGAGCGGGAGGATCTCTTCTATACGGGTCCCGCAGAGTACGAAAAGCCGCGCAGCACGGAGAACCTCGACGGCAAGGAGTTCCACCTAATGGGATCGGATAAGAAT ACCCAGCAAGTGAACTATGGCATCAAGAACATTCATTTGGATGATGAATCCGATAGAGTTTCTAGAGTTCATAAGGAACGAAGATGGTCTAACGAACATACGAAAAAGCAAAATTCCTGTAGGAATAACCGGTTTATGCTCACTCTGCTCAAGCTATTCGACTACCGTCTGCTGAAACAGTTTGAGTTCAAGATTCTGGTGGCTTCCGCCTTTCTGTTCCCGATGGGCTTTAATATACCCTTTGTTTACTCGTCTGCACGAACCACGATTCCCATCGAATATGCCCGTATGATCGGCCCCATTATCGGAATTAGTAACCTTGTGATGAGGAACATCCTTGGCGTCCTCGCTTACAAAAGGCGTACCTGGACCCTCGGACTTTGTGGCTGCGGTCTAGTTTTCGGTGGGGTTTCCGTTTTGATTAGCGCCTTCTACGGAGAGAACTTGATTTGGTTTCAGTTTCTGTACGGCTTCTCCTATGCTGTAGCGCCAG CTGTTTATTCCACACTGAGAGGTCTTATATACGTTAAATACCTGGGACTTTCAAAACTGACCAACGCTTTTGGGATTACCTCATTGGCCATGGGAATGGGCGCCTTTATTGGGACTACAATTGCCGGTAAATTGATAGGCATCACGGGAAACTATTCTGCTGCCTTTTGCTTTGCGGGATTGTGCCTCATAATGTCCGGATGTCTGAAGCTTCTGCTGCCCGCGCTTATCAAATGTCGCAACAGGATGGCAAAATGA